From the genome of Streptomyces sp. S4.7:
GTCGGTATCCGTTCGGGGGTGGCTGTGCGGTTATGCGGCAGCGTCCTGGCTTGTGGCGTGATGATCGTCTGTGGCGCGGGATGGTTCGGCTGATGAACCGGTGGAGCCGCATCGCGCTGCCGATTGATGTTCATCCCTGAATCCGGGAAACCGCAGGCGTCCACGCGCAGATGCACCTGCTCGTCCAGGTGGCGACGGCCGGGGACGCGGCGGTGCTCAGCGCCGCAGGGTGCTGGTCGAAGGGGCGGCGCCTGTCTGCGGGGATTTGCTGACCGGGTGTACCTGCCGAGCCCGGTGGATGGGCCCCGGTCGGTCGGGCGTGGGCCGGGTACGCATGGTGCCGCTGTCTCTCTCGGGGCCGGGGCACTCTCACCACCGCAGAGGAGCACGGATGCACCTGATTCCCTCAGAGCAGGAGAAGCTGCTGCTGAGCGTGGCCGGGATGCTGGCCAGCTATCGCAAGGAGCGTGGCGTCAAGCTGAACTACCCCGAGGCGGTGGCGTACATCAGTTGTTGGGTCATCGAGGAGGCGCGGGCGGGCAACTACACCGTCGACCAGATGATGAGCGACGCCGACGTTCCCCTGGAGCAGCGGAAGGGGGACACCCCGGGCCGGGGCGAGAGCGTCCTGACGACCGACGACGTCATGGAGGGCGTGCCCGAGATGCTGGACATCCTCCAGGTCGAGGCGACCTTCCCCGACGGGCGCAAGCTCGTCACCCTCTACGACCCGATCCGCGCGCCGAAGGCCGCCCCGCTGTCCGCTCCCATCCGCTGAGGTCGAGTTCCATGCCCTACTTCCAGCCGCTGGCCCCGAAGCCTCCGGTGACCACGTCGCTCACGTGTCCGGATACGTGCCCCTGCTACTCGGCTCATCACTGTCAGGAGCCGCAACCCGTACCGCCCTCGTCCCTGGACCCGGGCCAGTCCCATGGCTTCTCCCGATACAAGGTAGGAGGAGTATGGGTCAGGGACCCGTCCGCAGTGCATGTGCTCAACTCA
Proteins encoded in this window:
- the ureA gene encoding urease subunit gamma, whose product is MHLIPSEQEKLLLSVAGMLASYRKERGVKLNYPEAVAYISCWVIEEARAGNYTVDQMMSDADVPLEQRKGDTPGRGESVLTTDDVMEGVPEMLDILQVEATFPDGRKLVTLYDPIRAPKAAPLSAPIR